A segment of the uncultured Desulfobulbus sp. genome:
TGAAAAAGCAAAATAATTGCGACTACGCGGATAAGATTGACAAATATCGCAACCGGCACACTAATGGCGACGAGTACTACTTTGGTCCAGACCTGTCTAAGAACGAAAAATCCCATAATAACGCTCAGCGTAAGAAGCGTAATGACCGAACGAAGTCCGCTGCACGCCTCTATCACTTCAAAACTTTTTTCAGGAATAGATAAAACATTCCCAGCCCGGTAGACAGGAATCCCTACCCATTCCACTATGGCGGCGCTCATTTGCGAAACTTTCAGCTGTAGAGGAAAAGTCAGTTGAATATAGAGCTGGTCTGGAAAAGGGATGAGCATGAGTAAAAGCAAGAGGGGGGTAAAAAGAATCCGTAGGGATTGGATTCCAAAAAGAAAGATCAGCACACCAACTACAGTCAAATACATCGATAATGCGATGACAGTGTGGACTTCGGTAAGAAGACTAAAAAAGTAGCTTAGGGATGAAATGCCAAGAAGAATGCCCCCCAGCCAACAAAACTTTGGTTCAGAATCGCTGAACTTATCATTCGCCTGAAAGGCAATGTAAAAGATAATAGGAAGCGTGAGAAATGCGTGGGAATACTCTTCCGAGTCTGACCATTTCGCAAAGAGAATCTCAAAAACAGGCCAATAAGCCAACCCAAACAAAAAACAGACCACAAGCCCCAACAAGACCGCCCGACGTTCCCTCATAACCACCTGAACAGGATGCGATGCTTCTGATGACCTCAGTAGACATCAATGTATTCGATAAGTATTTATCATACTGAATGAAAAGAAATAGATAAAGAAACTTGGCGATCCATAATACCGAGCGATAGAATCTTGCGACAAAGGCTCTTCAAGCAACGGGATATCATGCAAGATAACATCTAAAAGTTTTTTCCTAAGAAAATTTTCTCCTTGCCCCGCTTAGCGATTCCTTGATAGCCCCAGGAGCACCGCTCTGGACAACCCCTGAAATAGGATATGCAAAGAAATTCAACACATCATTTTCTGTCAATCTCCTGCCCCATTAAGGATCCTCGCTCCATTCCTTTTCCAACAGTGACGTATCTTAATACCGCCCTGTTCGCATAGCAACAACTAAGGCTATTTATTGCAATCGAATGTTAAGAAGTTGTGGTGCAGGCACTGCAGAGCCAGTTTGGCTGGGATCGATTGTGATAATTGTTGAGTAACCACTTTCGCCAGAACCCTTATATGCGGTTAAGGCAAAGTGGTAAGTAGCCTCAGCATCCAAGCCCGTAATAGTATAGGTAGTTACCTTGCCCAAGGTAATAGGCGACTTACCACCCCCAGCTTCCGTACCATCAAAAGGAACGGCCGCAACTCCACCCTTTTTATAATAAAGCTTATACCCTTCAATCTGCTCGTCATTTGCGGTCCAGGTAAATGTATAATCCTGAGCATAACAAGCTGCGGCGGCTGCAATCATCTCTGCGATGAAAAAATACCCTAAAATTAAAATTTTATGCTTCATCATAATATTATTTTACACTCATTAGCTTTCTAATCTTATGGATTATATGTCGCTTTAACTGCATCGGCGATTACATATCCATCAGATGCACTTGATAGTACGATAGTTACAGTTCCTTTTTGCAAAGTAAAAGCTCCAAGTGAAAAGAAAATTTTTGAGCCGACTTGCTGGTTGACTAATACAGTACCAAGAGACGTTCCATTATTCACAATTTCAAAAGGTGCATTAGAAGAACGATTACTGCTAGCAGCAGATTTATACGTATATAAAGTATAATTTCCATCAGTTGGAACAGTTATTGTCCATGTAGCTTTAGCTGTCCCATCACCCTTAGTGCTATATTTATACCCTGTTCCGTAATAATCCGTATTGTAGGTAGAATTTGGCCATGAGCCCACTGTTGTGAAATTTGTGGCATCAGCATCATCCACGATGGTATCAAATGATTCTGCATATAGTGCAAGGGTTATCTGCTTTATAGCTACCCCTCCATTGTTATCAGTAACCGTCAACATGACAGAAGCCGAGTTATTACTAAATTGGTGGGTTGCAGTAACTCCTGTTGCAGAAGAACCATCTCCAAAATCCCACTTATATTCTGCAATACTACCATCAGAATCGGTAGTTCCGCTGGCATCAAGGGTCACAGTACTACCCGTCACTGTAGTTGCCACTTGTACAACTGGTGGTACATTCGCATTCAAGGCGTCAGTAATCGTCACTTCCTTAAGGCTTCCAGAGAAGTCTGTTGCTTGAGCCGATGTCACTAAAAACAGGGTGCCTAAAAATACCATTTGGCTATGAAATGCGCACCGAGGTGAAATAGATGTTTTCATCTTGAATCTCCAAAAAGGAATGCAGCTTATGACTTTTTCTCTTAATAACTGCTTGCGGAACCGTTAAGTCGCTTCCTAAAGCATTTGCATCTACCTATTTTTTTTACTTAAAAATTGACCGATTGCTCTCTACACCAGACTTCGATTCACGGCACATAAAGCAAGCTGTTTGAAGCCTCAGTCGTATCACCGGTTTTTTCGACCGCACGTATGGTGAATTTGGCAGAACTGGTCGGACGGGCAAGTACACACTGGATCTTCCGCGCAGAAGGATCAGAACCTGCACAAACCTGCTTCCCATTAGCCTCGATGCTAAATCCAGCGATGTTTCCCTCCTGAGCCACGTCAAAATCCCAGGCAAAGGTTACAAGGATTTGCTCCTCGTTCTGGTTGAGGGCAATATACCCAACGGT
Coding sequences within it:
- a CDS encoding PKD domain-containing protein, which codes for MKTSISPRCAFHSQMVFLGTLFLVTSAQATDFSGSLKEVTITDALNANVPPVVQVATTVTGSTVTLDASGTTDSDGSIAEYKWDFGDGSSATGVTATHQFSNNSASVMLTVTDNNGGVAIKQITLALYAESFDTIVDDADATNFTTVGSWPNSTYNTDYYGTGYKYSTKGDGTAKATWTITVPTDGNYTLYTYKSAASSNRSSNAPFEIVNNGTSLGTVLVNQQVGSKIFFSLGAFTLQKGTVTIVLSSASDGYVIADAVKATYNP
- a CDS encoding fibronectin type III domain-containing protein, translated to MMKHKILILGYFFIAEMIAAAAACYAQDYTFTWTANDEQIEGYKLYYKKGGVAAVPFDGTEAGGGKSPITLGKVTTYTITGLDAEATYHFALTAYKGSGESGYSTIITIDPSQTGSAVPAPQLLNIRLQ
- a CDS encoding exosortase/archaeosortase family protein encodes the protein MRERRAVLLGLVVCFLFGLAYWPVFEILFAKWSDSEEYSHAFLTLPIIFYIAFQANDKFSDSEPKFCWLGGILLGISSLSYFFSLLTEVHTVIALSMYLTVVGVLIFLFGIQSLRILFTPLLLLLMLIPFPDQLYIQLTFPLQLKVSQMSAAIVEWVGIPVYRAGNVLSIPEKSFEVIEACSGLRSVITLLTLSVIMGFFVLRQVWTKVVLVAISVPVAIFVNLIRVVAIILLFHFFGLDLYTGTLHTLTGLAIFSIALAVLFLVGRILEFWEIKKS